One genomic segment of Nerophis lumbriciformis linkage group LG20, RoL_Nlum_v2.1, whole genome shotgun sequence includes these proteins:
- the LOC133619192 gene encoding uncharacterized protein isoform X1, whose amino-acid sequence MDDYCYAKMATSWKREREHSSKSPTETKTKDEDALQLIGLPEDAPVGSSTLKKEDPQPLHIKEEEEELWITQEGECLLGREEADYTKLPLTVVSVKTEDDEEKPQPDHLLAPLSDSEAEHEVEVTLSSDTDCEGDMRTHTKTKGTKRFLCSVCGKKFSYKRVLTDHIRTHTGEKPFRCPFCDKGFSQKSNLTQHIRTHTGENTFSCPECAKNFSQKGNLTEHMKIHSGEKTYNCSVCGKNFSQKRVMIQHMRTHTKEKPFNCSVCDKSFAQKIVLSQHMRTHTGEKPFNCSVCDKNFAQKRAVIQHMRTHTGEKPFKCSVCDKSFSQKSTLSKHSRTHTG is encoded by the exons atggacgactactgctatgctaagatggcgacgtcatgGAAAAGAGAAAGAGAAcattccagcaaatcaccaacggagacaaagacgaaagatgaag ACGCCCTGCAGCTGATTGGTCTTCCAGAAGATGCTCCCgtggggagctccactttgaagaagGAGGATCCGCAGCCcctccacattaaagaggaagaggaggaactctggatcactcaggagggagagtgtcttctaggacgagaggaagctgattacaccaagttgccactgactgttgtctctgtgaagactgaagatgatgaagagaaaccacaaccagaccacctcttagctccactatcagatagtgaggctgaacacgaggttgaagtaactttgagcagcgatacagactgtgaaggtgatatgaggactcacactaagACAAAAGGTACAAAACGTTTTCTctgctcagtttgtggtaaaaagtTTTCCTATAAGAGAGTTTTGACAGACCACATAAGGactcacactggagaaaaaccctttcGATGTCCATTTTGCGATAAAGGTTTTTCTCAAAAGAGCAATTTGACCCAACATATCagaacacacacgggagaaaacACATTTAGTTGTCCCGAATGTGCCAAAAACTTCTCGCAAAAGGGCAATTTGACCGAACACATGAAAATACACAGCGGAGAAAAAACCTACAATTGTTCGGTTTGTGGTAAAAACTTTTCTCAAAAGAGAGTTATGATccaacacatgagaacgcacacaaaAGAGAAACCATTTAATTGCTCGGTTTGCGACAAAAGCTTTgctcaaaaaattgttttgagccagcacatgagaacacacacaggggaGAAACCATTTAATTGCTCGGTTTGCGACAAAAACTTTGCTCAAAAAAGAGCCGTGATccaacacatgagaacgcacacaggagaaaaaccatttaagtgttcagtttgCGACAAAAGCTTTTCGCAGAAAAGCACTTTGAGCAAACACAGCCGAACACACACGGGATAA
- the LOC133619192 gene encoding uncharacterized protein isoform X2 — translation MDDYCYAKMATSCKREREHSSKSPTEIKTKDEDALQLIGLPEDAPVGSSTLKKEDPQPLHIKEEEEELWITQEGECLLGREEADYTKLPLTVVSVKTEDDEEKPQPDHLLAPLSDSEAEHEVEVTLSSDTDCEGDMRTHTKTKGTKRFLCSVCGKKFSYKRVLTDHIRTHTGEKPFRCPFCDKGFSQKSNLTQHIRTHTGENTFSCPECAKNFSQKGNLTEHMKIHSGEKTYNCSVCGKNFSQKRVMIQHMRTHTKEKPFNCSVCDKSFAQKIVLSQHMRTHTGEKPFNCSVCDKNFAQKRAVIQHMRTHTGEKPFKCSVCDKSFSQKSTLSKHSRTHTG, via the coding sequence ACGCCCTGCAGCTGATTGGTCTTCCAGAAGATGCTCCCgtggggagctccactttgaagaagGAGGATCCGCAGCCcctccacattaaagaggaagaggaggaactctggatcactcaggagggagagtgtcttctaggacgagaggaagctgattacaccaagttgccactgactgttgtctctgtgaagactgaagatgatgaagagaaaccacaaccagaccacctcttagctccactatcagatagtgaggctgaacacgaggttgaagtaactttgagcagcgatacagactgtgaaggtgatatgaggactcacactaagACAAAAGGTACAAAACGTTTTCTctgctcagtttgtggtaaaaagtTTTCCTATAAGAGAGTTTTGACAGACCACATAAGGactcacactggagaaaaaccctttcGATGTCCATTTTGCGATAAAGGTTTTTCTCAAAAGAGCAATTTGACCCAACATATCagaacacacacgggagaaaacACATTTAGTTGTCCCGAATGTGCCAAAAACTTCTCGCAAAAGGGCAATTTGACCGAACACATGAAAATACACAGCGGAGAAAAAACCTACAATTGTTCGGTTTGTGGTAAAAACTTTTCTCAAAAGAGAGTTATGATccaacacatgagaacgcacacaaaAGAGAAACCATTTAATTGCTCGGTTTGCGACAAAAGCTTTgctcaaaaaattgttttgagccagcacatgagaacacacacaggggaGAAACCATTTAATTGCTCGGTTTGCGACAAAAACTTTGCTCAAAAAAGAGCCGTGATccaacacatgagaacgcacacaggagaaaaaccatttaagtgttcagtttgCGACAAAAGCTTTTCGCAGAAAAGCACTTTGAGCAAACACAGCCGAACACACACGGGATAA